The genomic stretch CGACTGCCCCACGCTAGGTGATGATGGTTTGTCGCGCCAAGCCTTGTCGGATTGATCATCTCCCGATACTTCCACCGCAAGTGCTTTTCTACCCCGCTTTGATAGGCTCTTTCGGAGTATAAAAGCCATTTGCGTATTCCGCGCCATCGTGACCACCCATTCCGTTTGAACGTGACCGCCTGTTCCGGGCGATCGTGACCGCTCATTCCGTTTTATCGTGACCGATTTCGGGTTGTTTTCCGGAATCGCCGGTCACGATGCCGGAATCATCGGTCACGTTCCCCCGGAACCACTGCCAAAGCGCTGGAATTCTTCAACTTAATCCGGCATACCCCCTTCCTTTTTATCACGAGGAAGAGCGGATGCCGGTTGCGAGGATTTCCATGCGACAGATTATCGAGGTCTTGCGCCTCAAGTACGAAGCAGGCCTGAGCCATGAGCGCATTGCCCGCGCCTGCGGTCTCTCCAAAGGTGTGGTTGGCAAGTACGTCAATCTTGCCCAGGCCCATGATGTGACCTGGCCGTTGCCAGAGGATGTTGATGAGGTACGACTGGAAGCGCTGCTGTTCCCGGCTAAGACCCCACCTGCACGCTTTGCCGAACCTGATTACTTCCAGGTCCACCAGGAACTGAAGACCAAGGGCGTGACCCTGCAACTGCTCTGGGCCGAGTACGTAGAACGCCACAGCGACAAGGCCTATCGCTACAGCCAGTTCTGCCACCATTACCGGCTCTGGCGTGGCCGGCAGCGGCGCAGCATGCGCCAGGTCCATCGAGCCGGTGAGAAGATCTTTATCGATTACTGTGGCCCCACTGTGCCAGTGGTGGATCGTTCCACCGGTGAAATGCGTAAGGCTCAGGTCTTTGTCGCCGTGCTTGGAGCGTCCAGCTATACCTTCGCCGAGGCTACCTGGAGCCAGTCCCTGCCGGACTGGATTGCCTCCCACCAACGGATGCTGGCGTTCTACGGCGGTGTAGCTGAATTGCTGGTTCCTGACAACCTCAAGGCAGCGGTCACCAAGGCCGATCGATATACCCCGAAGATCAACGAGACCTACGCCGAACTGGCCGCCCACTACCAGACTGCCGTATTACCGGCACGCCCCTACAAACCCAAGGACAAGGCGAAAGCTGAAGCCGCCGTACTGCTGGTCGAGCGCTGGATACTGGCCCGGTTACGGCACCGGATGTTCTTCTCCCTGGCCGAACTGAACTCGGCCATTGCCCAGTTGTTGCCGGCGCTGAACCAGCGCCCGTTCCAGGGGCGCTCCGAGAGCCGCCAGAGCTTGTTCGAGTCACTGGATCGCCCAGCTCTGAGACCTCTGCCCGCAACACCCTATGTCTATGCCGAGTGGTGCAAAGCGCGACCGGGCATTGACTACCACATCGAGATCGACAAACGGCTGTACAGCGTGCCTCACGCCCTGGTGGGTGTGAAGCTGGATGTTCGGGTGACCGATACGTCCGTTGAGGTCATGCACAAGGGACAACGGGTAGCCTTGCATTCTCGCCACGGCAAGAGCCGCTTCGTGACCCTGACCGAACACATGCCCAAGTCGCATCAGGCCCATCAGAACTGGTCACCGGGACGCTTCCTGAACTGGGCCAAGGACATCGGCCCCGCCACGTTGGATGTGGTGCAGGGACAGCTCAAGGATCGGCCGCATCCGGAACATGGTTACCGGGCCTGCCTGGGTCTGCTGAACCTCAGTCGTCGCTACAGCCGTGACCGCCTTGAGCAGGCTTGTGACCGGGCGTTGGCTATCAACTCGGCCAGTTACCAGAGCATCACCTCGATCCTAAAGCAGGGGCTGGATCAACTCCCGCTGCCCCTAGCTGAGGAAGAGCCGGAACTGACCGATCTGCCTGTTCACACCAACGTTCGTGGCCCCCACTACTACCACTGATCCCGGAGAGACTGATGCTGACTCAAAACACCCTCGACATCCTGCGCCAACTCAAACTGACGGGCATGTGCGATGCGCTGGAACAACAACGATCCCAACCTGAGACCCACGACCTGGCGTTCGAGGAACGACTGGCCCTGTTGGTGGATCGTGAAGTGCTGCACCGCGAAAGCCGGCGACTGGAGCGGCTGCTCAGGGCCGCCCGTCTACGTGTGCCGGCCTGCATCGAAGACATCGATTACCGCCACCCACGAGGGCTGGAGCGTTCTCGCATGGCGGGTCTGGCCAGCTGCGACTGGATCCGCCAATCCCTGAACCTGTGCATCACCGGCCCGACAGGTTGTGGCAAGACCTGGCTGGC from Marinobacter subterrani encodes the following:
- the istA gene encoding IS21 family transposase, coding for MPVARISMRQIIEVLRLKYEAGLSHERIARACGLSKGVVGKYVNLAQAHDVTWPLPEDVDEVRLEALLFPAKTPPARFAEPDYFQVHQELKTKGVTLQLLWAEYVERHSDKAYRYSQFCHHYRLWRGRQRRSMRQVHRAGEKIFIDYCGPTVPVVDRSTGEMRKAQVFVAVLGASSYTFAEATWSQSLPDWIASHQRMLAFYGGVAELLVPDNLKAAVTKADRYTPKINETYAELAAHYQTAVLPARPYKPKDKAKAEAAVLLVERWILARLRHRMFFSLAELNSAIAQLLPALNQRPFQGRSESRQSLFESLDRPALRPLPATPYVYAEWCKARPGIDYHIEIDKRLYSVPHALVGVKLDVRVTDTSVEVMHKGQRVALHSRHGKSRFVTLTEHMPKSHQAHQNWSPGRFLNWAKDIGPATLDVVQGQLKDRPHPEHGYRACLGLLNLSRRYSRDRLEQACDRALAINSASYQSITSILKQGLDQLPLPLAEEEPELTDLPVHTNVRGPHYYH